Proteins from one Salinispora arenicola genomic window:
- a CDS encoding IS4 family transposase, producing the protein MDEIAIARTVTVAAGPFAAGHLGELTRLVPFEMIDDVLAATRRTQRRVRLLPARVVVYLLLAGCLFADCGYRQVWAKLVAGLRGLPVADPSDSALRQARQRLGPAPLRALFDLLRGPAATSAVAAVRWRGLLPLVVDGTMIAVADSPANLGRYGKHRCNNGGSGYPTLRLSALLTCGTRSVIDAVFDPSTTGEITQAHRLTRSLPAGMLLLADRNYAAADLIGAFTATGADLLIRCKSGRKLPMTRRRRDGSWLSVIDGQPVRIIEARISITTTAGSHTGDYRLITTLLDPRRYPAADLVRLYHQRWEIETAYLELKSTILGGRVLRARTPDGVDQEIHALLIVYQVLRTAMVDATDSRPGLDPDRASFTTALHAARDQITQAAGIITNTVIDLVGAIGERVLTDLLPDRRIRFKARMIKRSNSRYQTRGPRIDRRTYKATTSIDVITNDP; encoded by the coding sequence GTGGATGAGATTGCCATAGCCCGGACGGTCACGGTAGCTGCCGGGCCGTTCGCGGCGGGTCACCTCGGTGAGCTGACCCGCCTCGTGCCGTTCGAGATGATCGATGACGTGCTGGCTGCGACCAGGCGCACACAGCGACGTGTCCGCCTGTTGCCGGCCCGGGTCGTGGTGTATCTGCTGCTGGCCGGCTGCCTGTTCGCCGATTGCGGCTACCGGCAGGTGTGGGCGAAACTCGTCGCCGGTCTGCGCGGGCTGCCAGTCGCCGATCCCAGCGACAGCGCGTTGCGGCAGGCCCGGCAACGACTCGGCCCGGCCCCACTGCGGGCCTTGTTCGACCTGCTGCGCGGCCCCGCGGCCACCAGCGCTGTCGCTGCGGTGCGATGGCGGGGACTGCTACCGCTCGTCGTCGACGGCACCATGATCGCTGTCGCGGACTCGCCGGCCAACCTGGGTCGCTACGGCAAACACCGGTGCAACAACGGCGGCTCCGGCTACCCCACACTGCGGCTGAGCGCGCTACTGACATGCGGCACCCGCTCAGTCATCGACGCCGTGTTCGACCCGAGCACCACCGGCGAGATCACCCAAGCCCACCGGCTGACCCGCAGCCTGCCCGCCGGAATGCTGCTGCTGGCCGACCGCAACTACGCCGCCGCCGACCTAATCGGCGCGTTCACCGCCACCGGAGCGGACCTGCTGATCCGCTGCAAGAGCGGCCGGAAACTCCCGATGACCCGCCGCCGTCGAGACGGATCCTGGCTGTCGGTCATCGACGGCCAGCCGGTGAGGATCATCGAGGCCCGGATCAGCATCACCACCACGGCCGGCAGCCACACCGGCGACTACAGGCTCATCACCACCCTGCTCGACCCACGTCGCTACCCCGCCGCCGACCTCGTCCGCCTCTACCACCAGCGGTGGGAAATCGAGACCGCCTACCTGGAACTGAAGTCCACCATCCTCGGCGGCCGGGTGCTGCGCGCCCGCACCCCCGACGGCGTCGACCAGGAGATCCACGCCCTGCTCATCGTCTACCAGGTGCTGCGCACCGCCATGGTCGACGCCACCGACAGCCGGCCCGGCCTCGACCCGGACCGGGCCAGCTTCACCACCGCCCTGCACGCCGCCCGCGACCAGATCACCCAGGCCGCCGGCATCATCACCAACACCGTCATCGACCTGGTCGGCGCCATCGGTGAACGCGTCCTGACGGACCTGCTGCCCGACCGTCGCATCCGATTCAAGGCCCGCATGATCAAACGCTCGAACTCCAGGTACCAGACCCGCGGACCCCGGATCGACCGCCGAACCTACAAGGCCACCACCAGCATCGACGTCATCACCAACGACCCTTGA
- a CDS encoding diacylglycerol/lipid kinase family protein produces MRSFAVILGPAARRGLSRLMPVAHELRAAGARVRVDYTQTVGQARRAATAVVRQGEIVVAAGGDGTIRLLAGAVAEAGGLLGVIPAGRGNDFARQLRLPRSPAALADLLLHAPPRYLDVLRVAGQTVVGSVYTGVDAVANDLANRSRLPASLVYPAAGLRALLRWPRTQYTVSVAGHVTQVDAYTVVVANCGYYGGGLHVAPTAQPDDGTLDVVVLGRTTKLLLPVALPQLRTGRHLRRRQVTCYRGESVTIHTDRPVTVYGDGDPVDRADRIQVEVRRRALGLLAWAP; encoded by the coding sequence GTGCGCTCCTTCGCCGTGATCCTCGGCCCGGCCGCGCGCCGCGGGCTGTCCCGACTGATGCCGGTGGCGCACGAGCTACGCGCCGCCGGCGCGCGGGTCCGGGTGGACTACACGCAGACCGTCGGGCAGGCCCGGCGGGCTGCCACCGCGGTGGTGCGGCAAGGTGAGATCGTGGTCGCCGCCGGCGGAGACGGCACCATCCGTCTGCTCGCCGGGGCGGTCGCCGAGGCCGGCGGCCTGCTCGGCGTCATTCCCGCCGGCCGCGGCAACGACTTCGCCCGCCAACTCCGGCTGCCGCGCTCCCCAGCCGCGCTCGCCGACCTGCTGCTCCACGCCCCGCCGCGGTATCTCGACGTGCTGCGAGTCGCGGGGCAGACGGTTGTCGGCAGCGTCTACACCGGTGTCGACGCGGTGGCCAACGACCTGGCGAACCGGTCCCGCCTACCCGCGTCACTGGTGTACCCGGCCGCCGGGCTGCGCGCGCTGCTGCGCTGGCCCCGCACCCAGTACACGGTTTCCGTCGCCGGTCACGTGACGCAGGTGGACGCGTACACGGTGGTGGTCGCCAACTGCGGCTACTACGGCGGCGGGCTACACGTCGCTCCGACGGCGCAACCCGACGACGGGACGCTGGACGTGGTGGTACTCGGTCGCACCACCAAGCTGCTACTCCCGGTCGCGCTCCCCCAACTGCGGACCGGTCGGCATCTCCGCCGTCGGCAGGTCACCTGCTACCGCGGAGAGTCGGTCACCATTCACACCGACCGGCCGGTGACCGTGTACGGCGACGGCGACCCCGTCGACCGGGCCGACCGGATCCAGGTCGAGGTCCGTCGCCGGGCCCTCGGGCTTCTCGCCTGGGCACCCTAG
- a CDS encoding FAD-binding oxidoreductase, with product MDGDGEDATGRTRWGPASRAKPLPDSAAKLLAQVLELTPPPPAVPPADVTADTREHDDDTVLNALRAAIGADHVRTSRPIRARHAAGMSTPDLLRRRSGELRRIPQAVVRPATTAEVVSVLDICSRFQVAVVPFGGGTSVVGGLAPPAVPHVTLDLGRLNGLVAVDAISRTATLQAGLPAPRAAELLAEHGFTLGHVPQSYEYATIGGFAATRSSGQASTGYGRFDDMVTALTVATPRGTIQVGRAPASAAGPDLRQLFLGSEGTLGVITDVTVRVRPMPTQTHYEGWRFDSFTDGLHAVRKLAQDGPRATVLRLSDEVETMIGATGSGRSDGGCLLVIGWEGEHVHVVAETAAAVLSAHGGRPLGVEPGQQWEQHRFDAPYLRDALLDAGAFAETVETAAYWSRLPEVHERVRAAILDALPHGALVLAHVSHVYETGASLYFTVICSPGPDPIDRWHTAKAAASDAIAAAGGTITHHHGVGTDHRDWYAAEIGDLAVDLLRAVKHHLDPAGILNPGILVP from the coding sequence ATGGATGGAGATGGGGAAGACGCCACCGGACGGACGCGATGGGGACCGGCATCGCGGGCGAAGCCGCTGCCGGACTCCGCCGCGAAGCTGCTGGCCCAGGTGCTGGAGCTGACACCGCCACCCCCGGCCGTGCCGCCGGCCGACGTCACGGCCGACACCCGGGAGCACGACGACGACACGGTCCTGAATGCGCTGCGGGCCGCCATCGGCGCCGACCACGTGCGGACCTCCCGGCCGATCCGGGCCCGCCACGCGGCCGGTATGTCAACACCCGACCTGCTGCGACGCCGCAGCGGCGAGCTCCGACGGATCCCGCAGGCGGTGGTCCGACCGGCGACCACCGCCGAGGTGGTGTCCGTCCTCGACATCTGCTCCCGGTTTCAGGTGGCTGTCGTTCCCTTCGGCGGTGGCACCTCGGTCGTCGGCGGGCTGGCACCCCCCGCGGTCCCCCACGTCACCCTCGACCTGGGCCGACTGAACGGGCTCGTCGCCGTCGACGCCATCTCGCGGACCGCGACGCTTCAGGCCGGGCTGCCCGCCCCCCGCGCCGCCGAACTGCTCGCCGAGCACGGATTCACCCTCGGCCATGTTCCCCAGTCCTACGAGTACGCCACCATCGGCGGCTTCGCGGCCACCCGCTCCTCCGGCCAAGCGTCAACCGGGTACGGCCGCTTCGACGACATGGTGACCGCACTGACCGTCGCCACGCCGCGGGGCACCATCCAGGTGGGACGCGCACCAGCCTCCGCCGCGGGGCCCGACCTGCGGCAGCTCTTCCTCGGCAGTGAGGGGACGCTGGGCGTCATCACCGATGTGACCGTGCGTGTGCGACCGATGCCGACGCAGACACACTACGAGGGCTGGCGGTTCGACTCGTTCACCGATGGCCTACACGCCGTACGAAAGCTGGCGCAGGACGGGCCACGAGCCACGGTGCTGCGGCTCTCCGACGAGGTCGAGACCATGATCGGGGCAACTGGTTCCGGCCGCTCCGACGGCGGTTGCCTGCTGGTCATCGGGTGGGAGGGCGAGCACGTCCACGTCGTCGCCGAGACGGCGGCCGCGGTGCTGTCCGCACACGGCGGCCGGCCGCTGGGCGTCGAGCCGGGACAGCAGTGGGAACAACACCGCTTCGACGCGCCCTACCTACGCGACGCACTGCTGGACGCGGGGGCGTTCGCGGAGACCGTGGAGACCGCCGCGTACTGGTCACGGCTACCCGAGGTGCACGAGCGGGTCCGCGCCGCGATCCTCGACGCGCTGCCGCACGGCGCGCTGGTGCTGGCGCACGTCTCCCACGTCTACGAAACCGGCGCCTCGCTGTACTTCACGGTGATCTGCTCTCCCGGGCCCGACCCGATCGACCGGTGGCACACTGCGAAAGCGGCGGCCAGCGACGCGATCGCCGCCGCCGGGGGCACGATCACCCACCATCACGGGGTCGGCACCGACCACCGGGACTGGTACGCGGCCGAGATCGGAGATCTCGCCGTCGACCTGCTCCGGGCCGTCAAACATCACCTGGACCCGGCCGGCATCCTCAACCCCGGCATCCTGGTGCCATAG
- a CDS encoding glycerol-3-phosphate dehydrogenase/oxidase produces MNSALTGPRRDRELAELAGGKVVDVLVVGLGVTGAGVALDAASRGLSVAAVDAHDLAHGTSRWSSKLVHGGLRYLAHGRVRIAYESAVERHVLMTRTAPHLARALPMLLPATGYTAGWQDRAAAAGLHAGDLLRACAGTSRRTLPSTRRLRPAEVSAMVPALRPAGLRGARLSWDGQLCDDARLVVGLARAAAARSARILPGCRVVDLRRDGATVEDARTGQTLHLTARAVINATGVWAGDLTPHVRLRPSRGTHIVLSAASLGGLWAGLTIPVPGEFSRYVLALPQTDGLVYVGLTDEPVDGPIPDVPEPTEADIAFLLDVLNSALDRPLRRTDVLGAYAGLRPLLADADDRTADLSRRHAVIEDPDGVISVVGGKLTTYRRMAEDAVDTAVRRRALTAGACRTRRLPLPGAGSGADLARVPAPRRLVARYGVEAVDVLAEAPAHLHRPIGPDIPVTGAELLWAVRHELALTVDDLLDRRTRLGLVPAYRDAALPVAREVLAVAGR; encoded by the coding sequence ATGAACTCCGCGCTGACCGGACCGCGCCGGGACCGGGAACTCGCCGAGCTGGCCGGCGGAAAGGTCGTCGACGTCCTCGTCGTGGGTCTCGGCGTCACCGGCGCCGGGGTGGCGCTCGACGCCGCCAGCCGCGGCCTGTCCGTGGCCGCCGTGGATGCCCACGACCTCGCCCACGGCACCTCCCGTTGGAGCTCCAAGCTGGTCCACGGCGGCCTGCGCTACCTCGCCCACGGCCGGGTCCGGATCGCCTACGAGAGCGCGGTCGAACGCCACGTCCTGATGACACGCACCGCCCCGCATCTGGCCCGCGCACTTCCGATGCTGCTCCCGGCGACCGGGTACACCGCCGGTTGGCAGGACCGGGCCGCGGCCGCCGGGCTGCACGCCGGCGACCTGCTGCGCGCCTGCGCCGGGACCTCGCGCCGGACGCTGCCGAGCACGCGACGGCTCCGTCCGGCCGAGGTGAGCGCGATGGTCCCAGCGCTACGCCCGGCCGGCCTCCGCGGCGCCCGCCTGTCCTGGGACGGCCAGCTCTGCGACGACGCCCGGCTGGTGGTCGGCCTGGCTCGTGCCGCGGCGGCACGATCCGCCCGCATCCTGCCCGGCTGTCGAGTGGTCGACCTGCGCCGCGACGGTGCCACCGTCGAGGACGCCCGGACCGGGCAGACGCTGCACCTCACCGCCCGCGCAGTGATCAACGCCACCGGTGTCTGGGCGGGTGACCTGACCCCACACGTCCGCCTGCGGCCCTCCCGGGGCACCCACATCGTGCTGTCCGCCGCTTCGCTGGGCGGGCTCTGGGCCGGCCTGACCATCCCCGTTCCCGGCGAGTTCTCCCGCTACGTCCTCGCGCTTCCCCAGACCGACGGTCTGGTCTACGTCGGGCTCACCGACGAACCGGTGGACGGACCCATCCCGGACGTGCCGGAACCCACCGAGGCCGACATCGCGTTCCTGCTCGACGTGCTCAACAGCGCCCTCGACCGGCCGCTGCGGCGCACCGACGTCCTCGGTGCGTACGCCGGGCTCCGGCCGCTGCTCGCGGACGCCGACGACCGGACCGCCGACCTCTCCCGGCGGCACGCTGTCATCGAGGACCCGGACGGGGTCATCAGCGTCGTGGGCGGGAAGCTCACCACCTATCGGCGGATGGCCGAGGACGCGGTGGACACCGCGGTTCGCCGCCGGGCACTCACCGCTGGTGCCTGCCGCACCCGCCGGCTGCCGCTGCCCGGCGCCGGGAGCGGGGCTGACCTGGCGCGGGTTCCCGCGCCCCGGCGCCTCGTGGCCCGTTACGGCGTCGAGGCGGTCGACGTCCTGGCCGAGGCGCCGGCACATCTGCACCGTCCGATCGGACCCGACATCCCCGTCACCGGAGCCGAGCTGCTCTGGGCCGTCCGGCACGAACTCGCGCTCACCGTCGACGACCTCCTCGACCGGCGGACCCGCCTCGGACTCGTCCCCGCCTACCGAGACGCCGCGCTGCCGGTGGCGCGCGAGGTCCTCGCGGTCGCGGGACGATGA
- a CDS encoding BON domain-containing protein, whose translation MVMPWPQPENDPFHPAWDPPAPHDEDARLAAVTAQRLSTDWTTRRQPITVTVQNRVVILAGTTADLETRQVAGELAWDVPGVVDVCNTLRVMPRGRRQQR comes from the coding sequence ATGGTCATGCCCTGGCCCCAGCCCGAGAACGACCCCTTCCACCCCGCCTGGGATCCGCCGGCGCCGCACGACGAGGACGCTCGGCTCGCTGCGGTGACCGCCCAACGGCTCAGCACCGACTGGACGACCCGCCGACAGCCGATCACGGTGACGGTGCAGAACCGGGTGGTCATCCTGGCCGGCACGACCGCTGACCTCGAGACCCGGCAGGTGGCGGGCGAACTCGCGTGGGATGTTCCCGGCGTCGTGGACGTGTGCAACACGCTACGCGTGATGCCGCGTGGACGCCGGCAGCAGCGCTGA
- a CDS encoding STAS domain-containing protein, which yields MTVLPDDNMMTLICDGCGETAASTAVVLPDEEVVWTLVSEHGWSGSPFATGPHRCPRCVPSPPGADRPIAAQPSAVNDHDEVVDESAAAVDPLRTALTEATEHEGRVVVDLSAVEQIDSVGLGLLVRARQEARQRGAELCLHAPSRFVLTVLHTMRLDTAFPIVTAGPDAADQPKVLV from the coding sequence ATGACCGTCCTACCGGACGACAACATGATGACCCTGATCTGCGATGGTTGCGGGGAGACCGCCGCCAGCACAGCTGTTGTCCTACCCGACGAGGAAGTGGTCTGGACACTCGTGTCCGAGCATGGTTGGAGCGGATCCCCGTTCGCGACCGGCCCGCATCGGTGCCCCCGGTGCGTCCCGTCCCCGCCGGGAGCCGACCGACCCATCGCCGCCCAGCCGTCCGCCGTCAACGACCACGACGAGGTCGTCGACGAGAGCGCGGCGGCGGTGGACCCGTTGCGCACCGCGCTGACCGAGGCCACGGAGCACGAAGGGCGGGTGGTCGTTGACCTCTCCGCCGTCGAGCAAATCGACTCCGTCGGTCTGGGTCTGCTCGTCCGCGCCCGGCAGGAGGCCCGCCAGCGCGGCGCGGAGCTGTGCCTCCACGCGCCCTCCCGGTTCGTGTTGACCGTGCTGCACACGATGCGCCTGGACACCGCGTTCCCCATCGTCACCGCCGGACCCGACGCGGCAGACCAGCCCAAGGTGCTGGTGTGA
- a CDS encoding STAS domain-containing protein, whose product MTEAYPTPPGCPVRRVEISITDDLHLAFLPEVGVVFDRILSLLPGEVVVDLSGCRHVDAAAIGLLLDVHRRLSRRQAALTLRDPNPRIRSILQTARVDTVLPIATSAPTAAVPAPRRRGSTAQATVHGRARVVAPPGPVS is encoded by the coding sequence ATGACAGAGGCGTACCCCACGCCACCCGGGTGCCCGGTGCGGCGAGTGGAGATCAGCATCACCGACGACCTGCACCTGGCCTTCCTGCCGGAGGTCGGGGTCGTCTTCGACCGCATCCTCTCGCTACTGCCCGGTGAGGTCGTGGTAGACCTGTCCGGGTGCCGACACGTCGATGCCGCCGCCATCGGTCTGCTGCTCGACGTGCACCGCCGCCTGAGCCGCCGCCAGGCTGCCCTGACCCTGCGTGATCCGAACCCTCGGATCCGCAGCATCCTACAGACCGCGCGGGTGGACACCGTACTCCCGATCGCCACCAGCGCTCCGACAGCGGCGGTGCCGGCCCCCCGCCGCCGCGGGTCCACCGCTCAGGCCACCGTCCACGGCCGCGCGCGCGTCGTCGCGCCACCCGGTCCCGTGAGCTGA
- a CDS encoding response regulator transcription factor, whose amino-acid sequence MTAVLVIEDDDRIRLALLLALEEEGYTARGAATAEEGLRMQRSDPADNVLFDLMLPGIDGFEGIRQLRRDDDVPIVVVSARDDTHDIVAALEAGADDYVVKPIAIKELSARLRALRRRARAVVAPVAVQVVGDLEISPDAGEVRRGGHPVPLTRTEFRLLCELAEHAGRVLSRQQLLQRVWGYDSGDERLVDVHVGRLRQKIEAEPGNPRHLVTLRGLGYKLQR is encoded by the coding sequence ATGACCGCGGTACTGGTGATCGAGGACGACGACCGGATCCGGTTGGCGCTGCTGCTCGCGCTCGAGGAGGAGGGCTACACCGCGCGGGGCGCGGCGACCGCCGAAGAGGGGCTGCGGATGCAGCGTTCCGATCCGGCCGACAACGTGTTGTTTGACCTTATGCTGCCGGGTATCGATGGCTTCGAGGGCATCCGCCAGCTACGTCGCGACGATGACGTCCCGATCGTGGTCGTCAGTGCCCGCGACGACACCCACGACATCGTCGCCGCGCTGGAGGCCGGCGCCGACGACTACGTGGTCAAACCAATCGCGATCAAGGAGTTGTCCGCGCGGTTGCGGGCCCTGCGTCGTCGAGCTCGGGCGGTGGTCGCCCCGGTCGCGGTGCAGGTCGTCGGTGACCTAGAGATCAGCCCAGACGCGGGGGAGGTGCGCCGTGGTGGGCATCCGGTGCCGCTGACCCGCACCGAGTTCCGGCTGCTCTGCGAGCTGGCCGAGCACGCCGGCCGGGTGCTGTCCCGGCAGCAGTTGCTGCAGCGGGTCTGGGGATACGACAGCGGCGACGAGCGCTTGGTCGACGTGCACGTCGGGCGGCTGCGCCAGAAGATCGAGGCGGAGCCGGGTAATCCGCGACACCTGGTCACGCTGCGGGGCCTCGGCTACAAGCTCCAGCGATGA
- a CDS encoding sensor histidine kinase, translating to MRRLGLRARVTTGFAVGAALLSSSMALISYDLTRRSLLDERERTAVRAAYFDAAVVSTGLDTDDPDVVEVLRSLDTGSTRRPLLFLGGSWYGRSAETAATSVPEALQERVRAGQPGVQRVRLAGQSTLLVGVPLPDGASYYELTSLRELEDTFQVLALALTAVAIMVAGSGAAFGWYATRHSLRPLTAVADAAERIAAGDFTTRLAPATDPDLTRLSTSFNDMVDQLARRIERDRRFAADVSHELRSPLQTLSAAASVLTSRRGHHDERTATAAGLVAEEIGRFQQLVNDLLELARTDQPAQRESVDIWSLAREVCRSRGLPDSLVRLEPGTSADWRVDRRRTEQVLVNLLENAVRYGAGPVEVRLSVAGATGVIEVDDAGPGVPVADRAAIFDRFVRSRAARARAGTDGTGLGLAIVAQHAAAHGGRATVTDRPGGGARFRVELPRSLE from the coding sequence ATGAGACGCCTCGGGCTCCGCGCGCGGGTGACGACCGGGTTCGCCGTCGGTGCCGCGCTGCTGTCCTCGTCGATGGCACTGATCTCCTATGATCTGACCCGGCGTAGCCTGCTCGACGAGCGGGAACGCACGGCGGTGCGGGCCGCCTACTTCGACGCGGCGGTCGTGAGCACCGGGTTGGACACCGACGACCCCGACGTCGTCGAGGTACTCCGTTCGCTGGATACCGGCAGTACCCGCAGGCCCCTGCTGTTCCTCGGCGGCTCCTGGTACGGGCGTTCCGCCGAGACGGCGGCGACGAGCGTACCCGAGGCATTGCAGGAGCGGGTCCGAGCCGGGCAGCCCGGGGTGCAGCGGGTCCGGCTGGCCGGGCAGTCGACGTTGCTGGTCGGGGTACCGTTGCCCGACGGTGCCAGCTACTACGAGCTGACCTCGCTGCGGGAGTTGGAGGACACCTTCCAGGTTCTCGCACTGGCACTGACCGCTGTAGCGATCATGGTGGCTGGCTCCGGGGCCGCCTTCGGCTGGTATGCGACCCGGCACAGTCTGCGCCCACTGACCGCCGTCGCGGACGCCGCCGAGCGGATCGCCGCCGGTGACTTCACGACCCGGTTGGCTCCGGCCACGGACCCGGACCTGACCCGGCTGTCGACGTCCTTCAACGACATGGTCGACCAACTCGCCAGAAGGATCGAACGGGACCGGCGCTTCGCCGCCGACGTGAGCCATGAGCTGCGTTCGCCGTTGCAGACCCTGTCCGCGGCCGCGAGCGTGCTGACCAGCCGGCGGGGACACCACGACGAACGGACCGCCACCGCGGCGGGGCTGGTGGCCGAGGAGATCGGCCGCTTCCAGCAACTGGTCAACGACCTCCTCGAACTGGCTCGCACCGACCAGCCCGCCCAACGGGAATCGGTGGACATCTGGTCGCTGGCCCGGGAGGTGTGCCGGAGCCGGGGACTGCCGGACAGCCTGGTACGGCTCGAACCCGGCACGTCGGCGGACTGGCGGGTAGACCGGCGACGCACCGAGCAAGTGTTGGTCAACCTGCTCGAGAACGCGGTCCGGTATGGCGCGGGCCCGGTGGAGGTCCGGCTGTCCGTCGCCGGCGCCACGGGCGTCATCGAGGTGGACGACGCCGGTCCGGGCGTGCCGGTGGCGGATCGTGCTGCCATCTTCGACCGCTTCGTTCGGAGCCGTGCCGCCCGTGCCCGTGCCGGTACCGACGGCACCGGGCTCGGTCTGGCCATCGTCGCGCAGCACGCCGCCGCCCACGGCGGGCGCGCGACGGTCACCGACCGGCCTGGGGGCGGTGCGCGGTTCCGGGTGGAGCTGCCGCGGAGCCTCGAGTGA
- a CDS encoding GerMN domain-containing protein, with amino-acid sequence MNARLAVAALLVLILAGCGVPTDDRPRAVGTPPFGPFPTPGTAVSEPAGRFTETLYFVRGDRLVLVNRRLDMLPAVDQHLAHLLAGPNEAERNDGLTTALPGAVTGAGVRLTGARAEVDFPPAVDDAGRSDEVFAFAQIVCTLTARPEVVAVSFLRDGQPLEVPRADGSLSQGPLTAADYVDLAVPG; translated from the coding sequence GTGAACGCCCGCCTGGCGGTGGCCGCGCTGCTCGTGCTGATCCTGGCCGGCTGCGGCGTACCCACCGACGACCGGCCGCGGGCGGTGGGTACGCCACCATTCGGACCGTTCCCGACTCCGGGCACGGCCGTCTCCGAACCGGCCGGGCGCTTCACCGAGACGCTCTACTTCGTGCGTGGCGACCGCCTTGTGCTGGTCAACCGTCGCCTCGACATGTTGCCGGCGGTCGACCAGCACCTGGCGCACCTGTTGGCCGGCCCGAACGAGGCCGAGCGGAACGACGGCCTGACCACCGCGCTACCTGGCGCGGTCACCGGGGCCGGCGTGCGGCTCACCGGCGCCCGGGCCGAGGTGGACTTCCCGCCGGCTGTGGACGATGCCGGCCGCAGCGACGAGGTCTTCGCCTTCGCCCAGATCGTCTGCACCCTCACGGCCCGCCCGGAGGTGGTCGCGGTGTCGTTCCTGCGGGACGGGCAGCCGCTGGAGGTGCCCCGCGCCGACGGGTCGCTGTCGCAGGGGCCGCTCACCGCCGCAGACTACGTCGACCTGGCCGTCCCCGGCTGA